In Nitrospira sp. SG-bin1, the sequence CCCCAAGCGGCATTGGACCAGGCGGCGGCGGCTTCGCTGCAGATCGATCGATTCGATGCACGCCAGGTCCTCGAGACAAGGCTCGCTGAGGCCATGTCCGGCAGCACTGAGCGGGAATATACCCTTCCAGGTTTTCTTGCCGCGGTCGCTGACGCCAAACCGACACCAGCCGGCGGCAGTGTCGCGGCATTCGTAGGCGCCTTGGCGGCTTCTCTAGGCGTATTAGGCGCACGTCTCGGCGGACAATCGGAGAAAGAGCAACGACTACTTGAACTGAGTCGCCGGCTCCATCGGCTAGTTCAAGCCGATACGGAGGCCTACAACGGGCTAATGGAGGCTTACAAGAGGTCCAAACAACATCCTGATCGTCCTGAGGCGATTTCCGTTGCACTCCAACGGGCTACGGAAATACCGATGGAAATGGCGGATCTCACCTGCAAGGTTGCGAGATTGCTCCACACATTGCGTGAGACAGCCAAACCGGCGGTCCGGTCTGATCTCACGGTGGGCTTAACCCTCGCAATTGCCGCCGCGCACGCAGGTCTTGTGACGGTGCATACCAATGTACTCTCTCAGAAAAATCATGAGTTTATAGACACTATGCGACTGAGAATCGCCAAGCTCACCGAAAGCCTTGAGGAACTCAAGGTGTTGTGCTAGACTCCGGCGCCGGATCACTGGAAACCATAAGCAGCAGGCTTGTTGCCTGAGAAAGTCGAAAAGCAATCGGATGGAAATCAAGGTCTTCAACAACAACGTTGAAAAAGCTCTGAAAGTTGCCAAGAAAAAGCTCGCCGGCGAAGGTCTGTTCCGCGAACTCAAGCGCCGCCGTTTCTACGAGAAACCCAGCGTACGGAAGAAGGCCAAGCAACGCGAAGCTCAACGGCGCCGACAGAAGTGGTTGTCAAAACGGAAGCCTGACTAGTTCGTCGTCGGGGTCTGCCGCTCATCTCACCAGCCTCCTCCTCGTTCGTGACCTATCTCCATGCGTCAGGAGCAACTCCATGCCGCCATCCGTATCGTCAAGCGGGAAATTCGTCGTTGGCAAGAGCCGGTCGTCGGGGTCGTAGCCAAGGAATCGGACCGGGATCCCTTTCTCATTCTGATTTCCACTCTCCTCAGTTTGCGGACTAAAGAC encodes:
- a CDS encoding 30S ribosomal protein S21; this encodes MEIKVFNNNVEKALKVAKKKLAGEGLFRELKRRRFYEKPSVRKKAKQREAQRRRQKWLSKRKPD